In Argopecten irradians isolate NY chromosome 11, Ai_NY, whole genome shotgun sequence, one DNA window encodes the following:
- the LOC138335062 gene encoding uncharacterized protein isoform X1, with amino-acid sequence MAAVEPITIRSAVQTNGAIAAEECKQSFGGSSTWHYYIYCEHDCCGTYYDQECCADFTGLIVGCVIGAVLFFGGIIFLVCLCHHCNKKKTVGVIMTQPAQPGGTNVNFGM; translated from the exons ATGGCTGCTGTGGAACCTATTACAATCAGGAGTGCTGTGCAAACTA ACGGGGCCATAGCTGCAGAAGAATGCAAACAATCTTTTGGCGGAAGTAGTACCTGGCATTACTACATTTACTGTGAACATGACTGCTGTGGGACTTACTATGATCAGGAGTGCTGTGCAGACTT CACTGGCCTTATCGTTGGATGTGTGATCGGTGCAGTCCTATTTTTCGGGGGTATCATCTTCCTGGTATGCCTATGTCACCACTGTAACAAGAAGAAGACTGTCGGTGTGATCATGACCCAGCCAGCTCAACCTGGTGGGACTAACGTCAATTTTGGTATGTAA
- the LOC138335062 gene encoding uncharacterized protein isoform X2, with amino-acid sequence MIDILFISFALGILANGAIAAEECKQSFGGSSTWHYYIYCEHDCCGTYYDQECCADFTGLIVGCVIGAVLFFGGIIFLVCLCHHCNKKKTVGVIMTQPAQPGGTNVNFGM; translated from the exons ATGattgatatactttttatatCATTTGCACTGGGAATATTGGCAA ACGGGGCCATAGCTGCAGAAGAATGCAAACAATCTTTTGGCGGAAGTAGTACCTGGCATTACTACATTTACTGTGAACATGACTGCTGTGGGACTTACTATGATCAGGAGTGCTGTGCAGACTT CACTGGCCTTATCGTTGGATGTGTGATCGGTGCAGTCCTATTTTTCGGGGGTATCATCTTCCTGGTATGCCTATGTCACCACTGTAACAAGAAGAAGACTGTCGGTGTGATCATGACCCAGCCAGCTCAACCTGGTGGGACTAACGTCAATTTTGGTATGTAA